From Scatophagus argus isolate fScaArg1 chromosome 2, fScaArg1.pri, whole genome shotgun sequence, a single genomic window includes:
- the si:dkey-117m1.4 gene encoding uncharacterized protein si:dkey-117m1.4 — protein MAETVRSLFDYREAHSLDSDGEGMKPAPPLRGRGCGRKRKGTPVKVFVSHTEEESVPEHSFNTGDRKEAAESKRLTLDGPFYSTESAPQNCGSSEQAHGKVSSGSKTSSCLASTPASSPAASSAPTPTPVPAPAPATATSAQATSLTPASTAPAAPTASAPAPTASSFPPSPNCRIREVHCGSQVRLVVIAIRDITKGEEITVDYSLTEWGENLGFRGTVSPAQHECNSDTENNNNIKKEDEPLSLTPQRQQRQHPQQQQQQQQQQQQQQQQEYVTPSWSLSPSSSPISHSDASDSEPGDEDNASPRGRALRRRKKRRGTPSKKKTPHRTPPGRPPAASPTTISPHNRPLPTSQSSPPCSSSSSSSSAKPVFKAPAPLGSNTTNNVNINVPRGGVSIDSMRQTCEYCGRHFRSLGRHLDKHHAHQPEVCSALVERYTQMPRLHAQNTNPTTHTHTQQHLKSSQATGQSRSSDLPQSSVQDLSMSPPTLTAANQSLGQNSTPPVLTPPRGQNAVPVSVLKRSPPPVTAVTQARKGTMRRMKKERLEEEEEDEEDEDEEDVEVVEVKRPKEEEDVEVLCPQSFSSKSAKEIDPPKEEEEEEDEEEEEENGVMEVEDESGAEDKEKDLLSSGRHHLLPLLSSLSSLVLYLRRLQHSAFLSLSRQLQSAEAWRLLCHSSLALLILYNRRRECEVSKLSITEYRARVTPQCPVPVPPGAPPALTPLEASLSPFERLVLPHLPRVGVQGKRGRVQPLILPPHCEPCLELLLQTRQDVGVDPANPYVFARPYHSPATPLRGTDLLRSLARSSGTRNPRALTQTRVRRQVAILTQLLLLGEGEEPGQPGGSAVERLEHFLEREYHVTQNCAGIGQDPGLMGRVGRVVLCGERDGVLFRGMSLNHICLELDVMSGNSADSYSEGESDGEVKEKPEVPAPAAAPNPTPTLLYVRKGKNNGRVGRPKKLKNTQPPLPPAPPPPANRRRGSGKRGVLKRPWSEAERAAVEEHLTQNITELRVPAKADCERCLQQCPLLVSNHRDWRAIKFYCHNRIQLLKKNQRRESEPQPLTVC, from the exons GTGATCGTAAGGAGGCAGCAGAAAGTAAACGGCTCACCCTGGATGGACCTTTCTACAGCACAGAGTCTGCTCCTCAGAACTG TGGTTCATCAGAGCAGGCTCATGGCAAAGTCTCCTCCGGATCGAAGACCAGCTCCTGCTTGGCCTCCACACCggcttcttctcctgctgcatCTTCGGCTCCAACCCCAACACCAGTTCCCGCTCCTGCCCCGGCCACGGCGACTTCAGCTCAGGCCACATCTCTGACCCCCGCATCCACGGCCCCGGCTGCCCCAACAGCCTCTGCTCCAGCCCCAACAGCCagctccttccctccctcccctaACTGCCGCATTCGAGAGGTCCACTGTGGCAGCCAGGTGCGGCTGGTCGTTATCGCCATCCGAGATATCACCAAGGGGGAGGAGATCACTGTGGACTACAGCCTGACGGAGTGGGGAGAGAACCTG GGTTTCCGTGGTACTGTGTCTCCAGCGCAACATGAATGTAACTCAGACACAGAGAATAACAACAATATCAAAAAG GAGGATGAACCTCTTTCTCTGACGCCCCAGAGACAGCAGCGGCAGCacccgcagcagcagcagcagcagcagcaacagcagcagcagcagcagcagcaggagtatGTCACCCCCTCTTGGtctctctccccttcctcttcccCCATCTCCCACTCTGATGCCAGCGACTCAGAGCCTGGAGATGAGGACAATGCCAGCCCCCGTGGACGCGCACTACGCCGTCGCAAAAAACGGCGTGGCACTCCTTCAAAGAAAAAGACTCCGCACCGGACCCCACCTGGGCGACCACCGGCTGCCTCCCCCACCACCATTTCTCCTCACAACCGTCCACTCCCTACATCCCAATCATCCCCTCCCTgctcgtcgtcctcctcctcttcttcagctaAGCCTGTGTTCAAAGCTCCGGCCCCACTTGGTTCCAACACTACAAACAACGTCAACATAAATGTGCCCAGAGGAGGAGTGTCCATAGATTCCATGCGTCAAACCTGCGAGTACTGTGGGCGCCACTTCCGCTCCCTAGGCCGTCACTTAGATAAACATCATGCACACCAACCAGAAGTGTGCTCTGCCCTGGTGGAGCGCTACACACAGATGCCCCGCCTGCATGCACAGAACACAaaccccaccacacacacacacactcagcagcacTTGAAGTCGTCACAAGCCACGGGACAGAGCCGCAGTTCAGATCTTCCACAGAGCAGCGTCCAGGACCTTTCCATGTCTCCGCCCACTCTCACAGCAGCCAACCAATCCCTAGGACAAAACTCCACCCCACCTGTGCTCACTCCTCCACGAGGACAGAACGCAGTGCCGGTGTCTGTCTTAAAGAGGAGCCCACCGCCTGTGACGGCTGTGACGCAGGCCAGGAAGGGAAcaatgaggaggatgaagaaggaaagactggaggaggaggaagaagatgaggaggatgaagatgaagaagatgtggaggtggtggaggtgaagaggcccaaagaggaggaggatgttgagGTGCTATGCCCTCAGTCCTTCAGCAGCAAGTCGGCCAAAGAGATTGATCCAccaaaggaagaggaagaggaggaggatgaagaagaggaggaggagaatggagTGATGGAGGTGGAAGATGAAAGTGGGGCAGAAGATAAGGAAAAGGACTTGCTGAG TTCGGGGCGTCACCACCTGCTGCCCCTCCTGTCGTCCTTGTCCTCTCTGGTGCTGTACCTTCGCCGGCTGCAGCACTCGGCCTTCTTGTCCCTGTCTCGGCAGCTGCAGTCGGCCGAGGCTTGGCGCCTTCTTTGCCATTCCAGCCTTGCTCTCCTCATCCTGTACAACCGTCGACGTGAGTGTGAGGTCTCCAAGCTGTCCATCACTGAATACCGCGCTCGTGTCACTCCCCAGTGTCCTGTTCCTGTCCCACCTGGAGCCCCGCCAGCTCTGACTCCATTGGAGGCCTCCCTTTCCCCATTTGAGCGCCTAGTGCTTCCTCATCTCCCTAGAGTTGGGGTCCAGGGTAAACGTGGACGGGTCCAGCCCCTCATCCTTCCCCCTCACTGCGAGCCCTGCCTGGAGCTCCTCCTGCAGACACGGCAAGATGTGGGAGTCGACCCCGCTAACCCGTATGTCTTTGCCAGGCCCTACCATTCCCCTGCCACACCACTACGAGGTACTGACCTCCTCCGCAGTCTGGCTCGCTCAAGCGGTACCCGCAATCCCCGTGCCCTGACTCAGACCAGGGTTCGCCGACAGGTAGCTATACTGACCCAGCTGCTGTTactgggagaaggagaagagccTGGGCAGCCTGGAGGCAGCGCTGTGGAAAGATTGGAGCACTTCTTGGAGAGGGAGTACCATGTGACACAGAACTGTGCCGGAATTGGCCAAGACCCAGGCCTGATGGGCAGAGTGGGCCGAGTTGTGCTTTGTGGAGAGCGTGATGGAGTGCTGTTCAGAGGAATGAGCCTGAACCACATCTGCCTGGAACTGGATG TTATGTCAGGAAACTCTGCAGACTCATACTCAGAGGGGGAGTCTGACggggaggtgaaggagaagCCTGAGGTGCCcgcccctgctgctgctccgaACCCTACACCTACCCTGCTGTATGTCAGGAAGGGTAAGAACAACGGCCGAGTGGGACGACCCAAGAAGCTCAAGAACACCCAACCACCCCTTCCGcctgctccacctccacctgcaaaCCGTAGGAGAGGCTCAG gAAAGCGAGGGGTCCTGAAGCGTCCATGGTCAGAGGCAGAGCGGGCAGCAGTCGAGGAGCACCTGACCCAAAATATCACCGAGCTTCGAGTCCCTGCCAAGGCTGACTGTGAGCGCTGCTTGCAGcagtgccccctgctggtcagcAACCACCGCGACTGGCGAGCCATCAAGTTCTACTGCCACAACCGCATACAGCTGCTAAAGAAAAACCAGCGGCGCGAAAGTGAGCCCCAGCCCCTCACTGTTTGCTGA